Proteins co-encoded in one Halorussus vallis genomic window:
- a CDS encoding 30S ribosomal protein S8e, translating into MKDQGRSTRKRTGGRLRPQHKKKKYELGRQPTETRLGEPKFRVIDTRGNTKKTRALSTNVANVATGDETVQAEIQDVTENGANPNYVRRNIITKGAVIETSEGTARVTSRPGQTGNVNAVLEE; encoded by the coding sequence ATGAAAGACCAGGGACGCTCCACGCGCAAGCGCACGGGCGGACGCCTCCGACCCCAGCACAAGAAGAAGAAGTACGAACTCGGCCGACAGCCGACCGAGACGCGACTCGGCGAGCCGAAGTTCCGCGTCATCGACACCCGCGGTAACACGAAGAAGACCCGCGCGCTCTCGACGAACGTCGCCAACGTCGCCACCGGCGACGAGACGGTCCAGGCCGAGATTCAGGACGTGACCGAGAACGGCGCCAACCCCAACTACGTCCGGCGGAACATCATCACCAAGGGCGCGGTCATCGAGACCAGCGAGGGCACGGCCCGCGTCACGTCCCGGCCCGGCCAGACCGGCAACGTGAACGCGGTCCTCGAAGAGTAA
- a CDS encoding DUF7344 domain-containing protein, with the protein MSDAMSRESDVETERTLDHLLRLLADRHRRYTLYHLNATEFDVVTLDEVADYVAERDQQDMEEQERMRDTTHERIRMYLHHNHLPKLAEAGLIDYDARSQTIRNWSEPSLMEWAQDNQNELPLLRSLFWTPATQERL; encoded by the coding sequence GTGTCTGACGCTATGTCCAGAGAAAGCGACGTTGAAACTGAGAGAACACTTGACCACTTGCTTCGACTCTTGGCCGATAGACACCGCCGTTACACGCTCTATCACCTCAATGCAACCGAGTTTGATGTCGTCACACTCGACGAGGTAGCCGACTACGTCGCCGAGCGAGACCAGCAGGACATGGAGGAACAAGAGAGGATGCGTGACACCACGCACGAGCGAATTCGAATGTACCTCCACCACAATCACTTGCCAAAATTGGCGGAGGCCGGCCTCATTGACTACGACGCTCGCAGTCAAACCATTCGAAACTGGAGCGAACCGTCCCTGATGGAGTGGGCACAGGACAACCAAAACGAACTGCCCCTACTTCGGTCGCTGTTCTGGACGCCAGCAACACAGGAGAGACTATGA
- a CDS encoding Lrp/AsnC family transcriptional regulator encodes MANEGGDTPDYSLDDVDRGILFALQRDARNSTAQEIADEVDVSASTVRNRIANLEETGVIEAYQPVINYENAGYQLRVMFVATARTDNRARLSADALAIRGVVDVREMMTSQRNLFIEVIAQNTHDLTAITEELNDLGLEIVSSEIMVSHHFQAFDDLEF; translated from the coding sequence ATGGCGAACGAAGGTGGTGACACCCCCGACTATTCACTCGATGACGTTGACCGAGGCATACTGTTCGCGCTCCAGCGGGACGCCCGAAACAGTACCGCCCAAGAGATTGCCGATGAAGTCGACGTCTCGGCCAGCACTGTTCGGAATCGCATCGCGAACCTCGAAGAAACCGGCGTCATCGAGGCGTACCAACCGGTCATCAACTACGAAAACGCGGGCTACCAACTTCGCGTGATGTTCGTCGCGACTGCCCGGACCGACAATCGGGCGCGATTGAGCGCAGACGCCCTCGCCATCCGAGGGGTGGTCGACGTCCGCGAGATGATGACCAGCCAGCGCAACCTCTTCATTGAGGTCATCGCACAGAACACCCACGACTTGACTGCCATCACCGAGGAGTTGAACGACCTCGGCCTTGAGATAGTCAGTTCCGAGATTATGGTTTCCCACCACTTCCAAGCGTTCGACGACCTCGAATTTTAG
- a CDS encoding DUF2240 family protein, with translation MSLRSAVAAPFQQKGREQMAESEFVVALSLDRDWFSPDQAERLLDVAAGQGLLAREDGDVVTQFDPADVEIPEEFVPDENILQEQSTFEKVLEKVVSAGTDKQTAVAEVNQLQGRLGVTIEAAAVVYARRNGVDVGEEAAAAREELK, from the coding sequence ATGAGTCTGCGCAGCGCGGTCGCCGCCCCGTTCCAGCAGAAGGGCCGCGAGCAGATGGCAGAGAGCGAGTTCGTCGTCGCGCTGTCGCTCGACCGCGACTGGTTCTCGCCCGACCAGGCCGAGCGCCTGCTCGACGTCGCGGCCGGCCAGGGCCTGCTCGCCCGCGAGGACGGCGACGTGGTGACCCAGTTCGACCCCGCCGACGTGGAGATTCCCGAGGAGTTCGTCCCCGACGAGAACATCCTCCAGGAGCAGTCGACCTTCGAGAAGGTGCTCGAAAAGGTGGTTTCGGCCGGCACCGACAAGCAGACCGCCGTCGCCGAGGTCAACCAGCTACAGGGCCGACTCGGCGTCACCATCGAAGCCGCTGCAGTCGTCTACGCCCGGCGCAACGGCGTCGACGTCGGCGAGGAGGCCGCCGCCGCCCGCGAGGAATTGAAGTAG
- a CDS encoding HAD family hydrolase gives MSIAAVVFDFDYTLAVPNRPRDDILAEAAESVGAPPITRARYQEVHARYLDADSREPIFAEILEAEGSDADPAALAAAYRDAVGDALVSVPGVEGMLADLKEEYRLGLLTNGSVRAQQSKLDRFDWLDDFEAVVITGNLDAGKPDERAFKAVLDALGVEPEQAVYVGDDPDADVRGAKGAGMYAVQVVFEGGPDPAPEVDAYVERDELAAELPRILDGLAASAESP, from the coding sequence ATGTCCATCGCCGCCGTCGTTTTCGACTTCGACTACACACTGGCCGTGCCGAACCGCCCGCGAGACGACATTCTCGCGGAAGCCGCCGAGTCGGTCGGGGCACCGCCAATCACCCGAGCGCGGTACCAGGAGGTCCACGCCCGCTACCTCGACGCCGACTCGCGCGAACCCATCTTCGCCGAGATACTCGAAGCGGAGGGCTCCGACGCCGACCCCGCCGCCCTCGCGGCGGCCTACCGCGACGCGGTCGGCGACGCGCTCGTGTCCGTCCCGGGCGTCGAGGGGATGCTGGCCGACCTCAAGGAGGAGTATCGACTCGGCCTGCTCACCAACGGGTCGGTCCGCGCCCAGCAGAGCAAACTCGACCGATTCGACTGGCTCGACGACTTCGAGGCCGTGGTAATCACCGGCAACCTCGACGCCGGCAAACCCGACGAGCGCGCGTTCAAGGCGGTGCTCGACGCGCTCGGCGTCGAACCCGAGCAGGCCGTCTACGTGGGCGACGACCCCGACGCCGACGTCCGCGGGGCGAAGGGCGCAGGGATGTACGCGGTCCAGGTCGTCTTCGAGGGCGGTCCCGACCCGGCCCCGGAGGTCGACGCCTACGTCGAGCGCGACGAACTCGCCGCTGAGCTACCGAGAATCCTCGACGGACTCGCCGCCTCCGCCGAGAGCCCGTAG
- the pyrF gene encoding orotidine-5'-phosphate decarboxylase yields the protein MTATPFERIGERIRATDSVLSVGLDPALDRLPDAVSDYDYPRRAFNRRIVDATHEHVAAYSANLAFYEDPDGWTALAETIAYAQGKGVPVVLDGKRADIGNTSSQYAKLADSADAVTVNPYLGRDALDPFFERETAVFVACRTPNAGAVDLQTRELAGGETLAERVASLVEEWADDAAADVGLLVGGDAEAVEGLRERAPDLPFFVVGGARNDPEVAAFAVPEGAGVGLVNVSREVIYAGVGVAGGRGGEDAFAAAAGQAARRLARQLNRHR from the coding sequence ATGACCGCGACCCCCTTCGAGCGCATCGGGGAGCGAATCCGGGCCACCGACAGCGTCCTCTCGGTCGGCCTCGACCCCGCGCTCGACCGACTCCCCGACGCCGTCTCCGACTACGACTACCCACGGCGGGCGTTCAACCGCCGCATCGTCGACGCGACACACGAGCACGTCGCGGCCTACTCGGCGAACCTCGCGTTCTACGAGGACCCCGACGGCTGGACCGCGCTGGCCGAGACCATCGCCTACGCGCAGGGCAAGGGCGTGCCGGTCGTCCTCGACGGCAAGCGCGCCGACATCGGAAACACCTCCAGCCAGTACGCGAAACTCGCCGACTCGGCCGACGCGGTGACGGTGAACCCTTACCTCGGTCGAGACGCCCTCGACCCGTTCTTCGAGCGCGAAACCGCGGTCTTCGTCGCCTGCCGGACGCCGAACGCCGGCGCGGTCGACCTCCAGACGCGGGAGCTCGCCGGCGGCGAAACCCTCGCCGAGCGGGTGGCGTCGCTGGTCGAAGAGTGGGCCGACGACGCCGCGGCCGACGTGGGTCTGCTGGTCGGCGGCGACGCCGAGGCCGTCGAGGGCCTCCGCGAGCGCGCGCCGGACCTGCCGTTCTTCGTCGTCGGGGGCGCGAGAAACGACCCGGAGGTCGCCGCGTTCGCAGTGCCGGAGGGCGCCGGCGTCGGCCTCGTCAACGTCTCGCGGGAGGTCATCTACGCGGGCGTGGGGGTCGCCGGCGGTCGGGGTGGCGAGGACGCCTTCGCCGCGGCGGCCGGACAGGCGGCCCGGCGGCTCGCGCGCCAACTGAACCGGCACCGGTGA
- a CDS encoding DUF5813 family protein — MTDETVDRAFREHPSFEAVGDGEYETTGKPFEGTVVANETHGSTGASGGDAAAEYRVVVRVPVLDAVVEGEEVADVVQDGWYETLELRLEDVHTVAQTDAASPPEIEREGEEVVVTVTFERSDPELAAEDALAIVDYVEGTWVQGIIPGYDYREPAAGLIDRATQNYDEDGAGSPSGGPPL, encoded by the coding sequence ATGACCGACGAGACAGTAGACCGCGCGTTCCGCGAACACCCGTCGTTCGAGGCGGTCGGCGACGGCGAGTACGAGACGACCGGCAAGCCGTTCGAGGGGACCGTGGTCGCGAATGAAACGCACGGGTCTACCGGCGCGTCCGGCGGTGACGCCGCCGCCGAGTATCGCGTCGTCGTCCGCGTCCCGGTCCTCGACGCGGTGGTCGAAGGCGAGGAGGTCGCCGACGTCGTCCAGGACGGCTGGTACGAGACGCTGGAACTCAGACTCGAAGACGTCCACACCGTCGCGCAGACCGACGCGGCGTCGCCGCCCGAAATCGAGCGCGAGGGCGAGGAGGTCGTCGTGACGGTGACCTTCGAGCGTTCGGACCCCGAACTCGCCGCCGAGGACGCGCTGGCGATAGTCGACTACGTCGAGGGGACCTGGGTACAGGGCATCATCCCCGGCTACGACTACCGCGAACCGGCGGCGGGACTCATCGACCGGGCGACGCAGAACTACGACGAGGACGGTGCGGGGAGTCCGTCGGGCGGGCCACCCCTGTAG
- a CDS encoding Lrp/AsnC family transcriptional regulator has protein sequence MVTAYVMVKANTGEADRLKNAMLDIDGVVDAHIVAGDVDIIAKLDVDSPAEVKDIAADGIQSIRGVEDTQTYIAMD, from the coding sequence ATGGTCACCGCGTACGTCATGGTCAAGGCGAACACGGGCGAGGCGGACAGGCTGAAGAACGCGATGCTTGACATCGACGGCGTGGTCGACGCCCACATCGTGGCGGGGGACGTCGACATCATCGCCAAACTCGACGTGGACTCGCCCGCGGAGGTCAAGGACATCGCGGCCGACGGCATCCAGAGCATTCGCGGGGTCGAGGACACCCAGACCTACATCGCGATGGACTGA
- a CDS encoding potassium channel family protein, whose protein sequence is MRFVIIGSGRVGLRTARVLREEGHEVTLVERDATKAERARNDDFDVIEGDGSRESVLEEADLESADAAGALTGDLNANFAACMVAKHHGCRTVLRIDEDYREDIYRKFASEVDEVVYPERLGAIGAKNALLGGNIRAIADIAQSLQVVELTITDDSPVKGYSISELSLPANARILAFGKHDEPMDIPLPDDSLEVGDRLAVLADFEVLGDVRQILVGDASRETAQALSGGN, encoded by the coding sequence ATGCGATTCGTTATCATTGGTTCGGGGCGAGTGGGGCTTCGGACGGCCCGCGTCCTCCGGGAGGAGGGCCACGAGGTCACGCTCGTCGAGCGCGACGCCACCAAGGCCGAGCGCGCCCGCAACGACGACTTCGACGTCATCGAGGGCGACGGCTCGCGCGAGTCGGTGCTGGAGGAGGCCGACCTCGAATCCGCCGACGCCGCTGGCGCGCTCACGGGCGACCTGAACGCCAACTTCGCGGCGTGCATGGTCGCCAAGCACCACGGCTGTCGGACCGTCCTGCGCATCGACGAGGACTACCGCGAGGATATCTACCGGAAGTTCGCCAGCGAGGTCGACGAGGTAGTCTACCCCGAGCGCCTCGGCGCCATCGGCGCGAAGAACGCGCTACTCGGCGGGAACATCCGGGCCATCGCCGACATCGCCCAGAGTCTGCAGGTCGTCGAACTCACCATCACCGACGACTCGCCGGTGAAGGGCTACTCCATCAGCGAACTCTCGCTCCCGGCGAACGCCCGGATTCTGGCGTTCGGCAAGCACGACGAACCGATGGACATCCCGCTGCCGGACGACTCGCTCGAAGTCGGCGACCGCCTCGCGGTGCTGGCCGACTTCGAGGTGCTGGGCGACGTGCGACAGATACTGGTCGGCGACGCCAGCCGCGAAACCGCACAAGCGCTCTCAGGAGGGAACTGA
- a CDS encoding Lrp/AsnC ligand binding domain-containing protein yields the protein MVHAFIMVKTAAGRSEDLLASIREHERVTEAHVVAGDFDIVVEADAEEVYDVLQTASSGISGMEGVADTKTYMSLD from the coding sequence ATGGTTCACGCCTTTATCATGGTGAAGACCGCCGCCGGGCGCTCGGAGGACCTGCTGGCGTCGATCCGCGAACACGAGCGGGTCACCGAGGCCCACGTCGTCGCCGGCGACTTCGACATCGTCGTGGAAGCTGACGCCGAGGAGGTGTACGACGTGCTCCAGACCGCCTCGTCGGGCATCTCCGGGATGGAGGGCGTCGCCGACACCAAGACGTACATGTCGCTCGACTGA
- a CDS encoding thiamine pyrophosphate-dependent enzyme, with product MNRIIGERDLSETRFSEEQAREVYRGMVRARAFDERALALQRRGWMSSWPPYKGQEGSQVGAALAMDDDDWLFPTYRSNAMQIARDVPMSDILLFRRGRPEFASGHDVPNFPQAVPIATQIPHAAGAGMAMNYEKRVKGDGESGEKGAALCYFGDGATSEGDFHEGMNFAGVFDAPVVFFCENNEWAISLPRHRQTASETIAEKARAYGFEGVEVDGNDPLAVRETVADALASARDGSPVLVESLTYRQGAHTTSDDPSQYEDAGRDLPSWRTADPLERYERYLREQGVIDDEFVAEVEEAADAELDEAVERAESVAEADPHDVFDHVYAEPTGRLRDQRAWLDSFLEDHDVQEVDD from the coding sequence ATGAACCGCATCATCGGCGAGCGAGACCTCTCGGAGACGCGGTTCTCCGAAGAGCAGGCGCGCGAGGTGTACCGCGGGATGGTCCGGGCGCGGGCGTTCGACGAGCGGGCGCTGGCGCTCCAGCGGCGGGGGTGGATGAGCAGTTGGCCGCCGTACAAGGGCCAGGAGGGGTCGCAGGTCGGGGCCGCGCTGGCGATGGACGACGACGACTGGCTCTTTCCCACCTACCGCTCGAACGCGATGCAGATCGCCCGCGACGTGCCGATGAGCGACATCCTGCTCTTCCGGCGGGGTCGCCCCGAGTTCGCCTCGGGTCACGACGTGCCGAACTTCCCGCAGGCGGTCCCCATCGCCACCCAGATTCCCCACGCCGCGGGCGCCGGGATGGCGATGAACTACGAGAAGCGCGTGAAGGGCGACGGAGAGAGCGGAGAGAAGGGCGCGGCACTCTGTTACTTCGGCGACGGCGCGACCAGCGAGGGCGACTTCCACGAGGGCATGAACTTCGCGGGCGTCTTCGACGCGCCGGTCGTCTTCTTCTGCGAGAACAACGAGTGGGCCATCAGCCTCCCGCGTCACCGGCAGACCGCCAGCGAAACCATCGCCGAGAAGGCCCGCGCCTACGGGTTCGAGGGCGTGGAGGTCGACGGCAACGACCCGCTGGCGGTCCGCGAGACGGTCGCCGACGCGCTCGCGAGCGCCCGGGACGGCTCTCCGGTGCTGGTCGAGAGCCTGACCTACCGACAGGGCGCCCACACCACCAGCGACGACCCGAGCCAGTACGAGGACGCCGGCCGGGACCTGCCGTCGTGGCGGACCGCCGACCCGCTCGAACGGTACGAGCGGTACCTCCGCGAACAGGGCGTCATCGACGACGAGTTCGTCGCGGAAGTCGAGGAGGCCGCCGACGCCGAACTCGACGAGGCGGTCGAACGCGCCGAGTCGGTGGCCGAGGCCGACCCCCACGACGTGTTCGACCACGTGTACGCCGAACCCACCGGGCGCCTCCGCGACCAGCGGGCGTGGCTCGACTCGTTCCTCGAAGACCACGACGTGCAGGAAGTCGACGACTGA
- a CDS encoding amidohydrolase: protein MTAAADLILTNAKVHSLASGDGGDPDAEAVAVRDGEIVRVDRAYEVDFLEGVETTVVDLGGRVLLPGFVDAHTHLQHLGRSLVHADLSAADSPGDCVDLLADLAEETEDGGGGSDEWILGFGYDESTWDDSRYLTREDLDRVSETRPVAAFREDMHIAAVNGAALDRYRGEMPDDDVRTEGGDPTGVVVEEAVDVLYEAIEPDAAETRELLDAAQREAHRKGVTSVHDMVRESRAPEVYRQMDADGDLALRVRLNYWTDHLDAVIETGLRTNHGSEFVRVGGIKSFTDGSFGGRTAKLSEPYADAEDETGQWVVTPEELREFVGRADAEGLQFTAHAIGDAAVDAVLDAYEATDDPGAARHRVEHAELVSDEALDRFADSGVVASMQPNFLKWVGEDGLYESRIGTERRLKADRLADLADADVPLAFGSDCMPLDPLFGVHQAVNAPSEAQRLSVTEALRAYTVGAAYAGFDDDRLGTVEVGKKADFVALERSPWDHPEDIENIDVALTVVDGDVVYDARK from the coding sequence ATGACAGCGGCGGCAGACCTCATACTCACCAACGCGAAGGTACACTCGCTCGCGTCCGGCGACGGTGGCGACCCGGACGCGGAGGCGGTCGCGGTTCGAGACGGCGAAATCGTGCGGGTCGACCGGGCGTACGAAGTCGACTTCCTCGAAGGCGTCGAGACGACGGTCGTCGACCTCGGCGGGCGCGTCCTGCTTCCGGGGTTCGTCGACGCTCACACCCACCTCCAGCACCTCGGTCGCTCGCTCGTCCACGCCGACCTCTCGGCGGCCGACTCGCCCGGCGACTGCGTCGACCTGCTGGCCGACCTGGCCGAGGAGACGGAAGACGGAGGAGGCGGGAGCGACGAGTGGATTCTCGGCTTCGGCTACGACGAGAGCACCTGGGACGACTCGCGTTACCTCACCCGCGAGGACCTGGACCGCGTGAGCGAGACGCGCCCGGTCGCGGCGTTCCGCGAGGACATGCACATCGCGGCGGTCAACGGTGCGGCGCTCGACCGCTACCGCGGCGAGATGCCCGACGACGACGTCCGCACCGAAGGCGGCGACCCCACGGGCGTCGTCGTCGAGGAAGCCGTCGACGTGCTCTACGAGGCCATCGAACCCGACGCCGCCGAAACCCGCGAACTCCTCGACGCCGCCCAGCGCGAGGCCCACCGGAAGGGCGTCACGAGCGTCCACGACATGGTCCGGGAGTCCCGGGCGCCGGAGGTGTACCGCCAGATGGACGCGGACGGCGACCTCGCGCTCCGGGTGCGACTCAACTACTGGACCGACCACCTCGACGCCGTGATCGAGACGGGCCTGCGGACCAACCACGGCAGCGAGTTCGTCCGCGTCGGCGGTATCAAATCGTTCACCGACGGAAGCTTCGGCGGCCGGACCGCCAAGCTATCGGAACCCTACGCGGACGCCGAAGACGAAACCGGCCAGTGGGTCGTGACGCCCGAGGAACTCCGGGAGTTCGTCGGCCGAGCGGACGCCGAGGGCCTGCAGTTCACCGCCCACGCCATCGGCGACGCCGCCGTCGACGCGGTGCTCGACGCCTACGAGGCGACCGACGACCCCGGCGCGGCCCGCCACCGGGTCGAGCACGCCGAACTCGTCTCCGACGAGGCGCTCGACCGGTTCGCCGACTCTGGCGTCGTCGCCTCCATGCAACCGAACTTCCTGAAGTGGGTCGGCGAGGACGGTCTCTACGAGTCGCGTATCGGCACCGAGCGCAGGCTGAAAGCCGACCGCCTCGCCGACCTCGCCGACGCCGACGTCCCGCTTGCGTTCGGGAGCGACTGCATGCCCCTGGACCCGCTGTTCGGCGTCCACCAGGCCGTCAACGCCCCATCGGAGGCGCAGCGACTCTCGGTGACCGAGGCCCTGCGGGCCTACACCGTCGGGGCGGCCTACGCCGGGTTCGACGATGACCGTCTCGGCACCGTCGAGGTCGGCAAGAAGGCCGACTTCGTGGCCCTGGAGCGCTCGCCGTGGGACCATCCTGAGGACATCGAGAACATCGACGTGGCGCTGACGGTCGTGGACGGCGACGTGGTCTACGACGCCCGCAAGTGA
- a CDS encoding HEAT repeat domain-containing protein, with product MDLLAAFADRLESDASEGSADAVRRLAAERPGTLAEAVEAVAEDLESGDPDVRVPALRQIHAVSRVSGDAVQSVAFELIPHLDDERTRPYAGGALREALDSAGEVVPPVEELAAELSTEGTHRRTLRYLFWVSKTSPGSLEPATDALVDRLEDEDETVREYAVKTLYHARRKLDRRLDGVDPTLLELTDDPNPAVRANALALLGELVFDTEDTLDRGAAETVDAAVYHLRDDRTSVRLTATTVLDRAERLTRAMELGPDRWRRIADALADALEADSELLVRRATSLIWSFARERPDAFRFAVDDLFAYVSEDAGPLRGNVMRAVASVSEDHPEALAHALPRCAEMVEDAVLVRYAASVVENVLRHDPDDASAVAPALIAGLETPDREGRRAVARALAVVGRERSDEASEAVRALAAADADGEIGDPLSVLADEDPEFVGRRVAGLAENLRADGRRSEGFLLVQLAETDRRTVEPAVPVLADLLESPDSDVRDRAAETLGRLGTEYPETVVPVVERMAGSLDRLGRFERADLSTAIRSVAERDPTLVSAAADDIAAQLATRNSTARRSVARTLSRLGEAEPSVIPEFATPLVDVDSDESERPLAVLGTERPEFVRSVLDDARADLPEVGRGTAEGIGELVVEVAGTDAGRELVGPTLDEVVRQASADSERGRRNAAIALRRVAEWRAELVTDAVEPLAGRFVDGEERRLTRRNAAKALCKLASVVPQGVDDAVRRRADSVESLAQSFPRRRSDAVEALLDRVAETSEEEPRKSETATDRDRTEESDETADADTATDSDADDDSPAGPLVGLKAVLDETREYYADVPMTKLPAKRLVDVYPTVVDAVREAEVEGEEGRNEGEESGGGEGGD from the coding sequence ATGGACCTGCTCGCGGCGTTCGCGGACCGACTGGAATCGGACGCGAGTGAGGGGTCCGCCGACGCGGTTCGACGTCTCGCCGCCGAGCGTCCGGGAACGCTAGCCGAAGCCGTCGAAGCGGTGGCCGAGGACCTCGAATCGGGCGACCCGGACGTCCGAGTTCCGGCATTGCGTCAGATCCACGCCGTTTCACGGGTTTCCGGGGACGCGGTCCAGTCCGTCGCGTTCGAACTGATACCGCATCTGGACGACGAGCGAACGCGGCCCTACGCGGGCGGTGCGCTCCGGGAGGCGCTCGATTCGGCGGGCGAGGTCGTTCCGCCCGTCGAGGAACTCGCCGCTGAACTGTCGACGGAGGGGACTCATCGGCGGACGCTACGGTACCTGTTCTGGGTGAGCAAGACCAGCCCCGGTTCGCTCGAACCGGCGACGGACGCCCTCGTCGACCGCCTCGAAGACGAAGACGAGACCGTGCGGGAGTACGCCGTGAAGACGCTGTACCACGCGAGGCGGAAACTGGACCGACGACTGGACGGAGTGGATCCGACGTTGCTGGAACTCACAGACGACCCGAACCCGGCGGTGCGGGCGAACGCGCTCGCGCTGCTCGGCGAACTCGTCTTCGATACCGAGGACACGCTCGACCGCGGCGCAGCCGAGACGGTCGACGCCGCCGTCTACCACCTGCGCGACGACCGAACGAGCGTTCGCCTCACTGCGACGACGGTGTTGGACCGGGCGGAGCGGTTGACCCGCGCGATGGAACTCGGTCCGGACCGCTGGCGACGCATTGCCGACGCACTCGCGGACGCGTTGGAGGCAGACTCCGAACTCCTGGTTCGTCGCGCGACGAGCCTGATCTGGAGCTTCGCCCGAGAACGCCCAGACGCGTTCCGATTCGCGGTCGACGACCTCTTCGCTTACGTCTCCGAGGACGCCGGTCCGCTCCGGGGCAACGTCATGCGAGCCGTCGCGTCCGTCTCCGAAGACCACCCCGAGGCGCTGGCTCACGCCCTCCCGAGATGCGCGGAGATGGTGGAGGACGCGGTGCTCGTACGGTACGCCGCGTCGGTCGTCGAGAACGTGCTTCGTCACGACCCCGACGACGCCTCCGCCGTCGCGCCGGCCCTGATAGCCGGCCTCGAAACCCCGGACCGTGAGGGTCGCAGGGCGGTCGCACGGGCGCTCGCGGTCGTCGGGCGGGAGCGCTCCGACGAGGCTTCGGAGGCGGTCCGGGCGCTCGCGGCCGCCGACGCCGACGGTGAAATCGGCGACCCGCTCTCGGTGCTCGCGGACGAGGACCCCGAGTTCGTCGGCCGGCGGGTTGCGGGACTCGCCGAGAACCTCCGAGCGGACGGACGCCGCTCCGAGGGATTCCTGCTCGTGCAACTCGCAGAGACCGACCGGCGCACGGTCGAACCCGCGGTGCCGGTGTTGGCCGACCTGTTGGAGAGCCCAGATTCGGACGTCCGCGACCGAGCGGCGGAGACGCTCGGCCGGTTGGGGACGGAGTATCCGGAGACGGTAGTACCCGTCGTCGAACGGATGGCGGGGTCGCTCGACCGACTCGGACGCTTCGAGCGTGCCGACCTCTCGACGGCGATTCGGTCGGTCGCCGAGCGGGACCCGACGCTCGTCTCGGCCGCGGCGGACGATATCGCCGCGCAGTTAGCGACGAGGAACTCGACCGCACGCAGGTCGGTCGCGAGAACGCTATCGCGTCTCGGCGAGGCCGAACCGAGCGTGATTCCGGAGTTCGCGACCCCGCTCGTTGACGTCGATTCCGACGAGTCCGAACGGCCGCTCGCGGTTCTCGGGACCGAACGGCCGGAGTTCGTCCGGTCGGTCCTGGACGACGCCCGCGCGGACCTCCCGGAAGTCGGGCGGGGCACCGCCGAAGGAATCGGCGAACTCGTGGTCGAAGTCGCCGGCACGGACGCGGGTCGGGAACTCGTCGGACCGACGCTCGACGAAGTCGTCCGGCAGGCGTCCGCCGACTCCGAACGCGGGCGTCGGAACGCCGCCATCGCACTCCGTCGCGTCGCCGAGTGGCGGGCCGAACTGGTTACTGACGCCGTCGAACCGCTCGCCGGGCGGTTCGTCGACGGGGAAGAGCGACGCCTGACGAGACGCAACGCGGCCAAGGCCCTCTGCAAACTCGCGTCGGTCGTTCCTCAGGGCGTGGACGACGCCGTCCGTCGTCGGGCCGATTCCGTCGAGTCGCTCGCCCAATCGTTCCCTCGCCGCCGGTCGGACGCGGTCGAAGCGCTTCTCGACCGAGTTGCAGAAACCTCCGAGGAGGAACCGCGGAAGTCGGAAACCGCCACCGACCGGGACCGAACGGAGGAGTCGGACGAAACCGCGGACGCGGACACGGCGACGGATTCCGATGCGGACGACGACTCGCCCGCCGGCCCGCTCGTCGGGTTGAAGGCGGTGCTCGACGAAACCCGTGAGTACTATGCGGACGTTCCGATGACCAAACTTCCCGCGAAACGGCTCGTGGACGTCTACCCCACCGTCGTCGACGCCGTGCGAGAGGCGGAGGTCGAAGGCGAAGAAGGCCGGAACGAAGGTGAAGAAAGCGGAGGAGGCGAAGGTGGCGACTGA